The following proteins come from a genomic window of Flavobacterium crocinum:
- a CDS encoding efflux transporter outer membrane subunit yields the protein MKTLKILLALFLIAVFPYGCMVGPKYAQPEQPQADSFRYSNQPADTTKSVTTIKWSSLFNDDVLIGLIEKGIQNNYDLKIAIARLEQVQANLGMAKADLYPSFQYSGQVNSAETFQWPSAVLANMSWELDFWGKYRHQKVALQNELLATDEARKVVLSTIVSNIAISYFELRDFDNQLEITIHTLETRQKAYDIINDRFISGYVAELDKVQIEQQVAIAEANIPLIKRQITALENAISVLIGQVPQAIPRGKTNSELLILTEFPTSVPSALLENRPDVKRQEYLYKAAFERIGVAQAMRYPSFNISAIAGFTNIMINDLFNDGSYIQNVGGGITGPIFNFGKNKRRVDYNRKLAEEMKFNFQKTYLTAIAEVENSLQNTAMFKEEWTARNRQVVAAQKNYDLSNARYYNGYVSYLEVLDAQRSLFEAQLSLSQLTQKQLSSMVQLYKALGGGWN from the coding sequence ATGAAAACTCTAAAGATACTTTTAGCACTCTTTTTGATAGCTGTTTTCCCCTACGGATGTATGGTCGGACCAAAATATGCCCAACCAGAACAGCCTCAGGCAGATTCGTTTCGATACAGCAATCAGCCTGCTGATACTACAAAATCAGTTACGACTATAAAATGGTCATCGCTATTTAACGATGATGTCTTAATAGGCTTGATTGAAAAAGGAATTCAGAATAATTACGATCTTAAAATTGCCATTGCCCGCTTAGAACAAGTACAGGCGAACCTCGGAATGGCAAAAGCCGATTTGTATCCGTCTTTTCAATATTCTGGTCAGGTTAATAGTGCCGAAACTTTCCAGTGGCCTTCAGCGGTATTGGCCAATATGTCCTGGGAATTGGATTTTTGGGGAAAATACCGTCATCAGAAAGTCGCACTGCAAAATGAACTTCTAGCAACCGATGAAGCGAGAAAAGTTGTTCTGTCTACGATCGTAAGCAATATTGCCATTTCTTATTTCGAATTACGCGATTTTGACAATCAATTGGAAATCACCATTCATACTTTAGAAACCAGACAAAAAGCATACGACATTATCAATGACCGTTTTATAAGTGGTTATGTCGCCGAATTGGATAAAGTACAAATCGAACAGCAAGTTGCGATTGCCGAAGCCAATATTCCGTTAATCAAAAGACAGATTACGGCTTTAGAAAATGCCATTTCTGTTTTGATTGGACAAGTGCCGCAAGCAATTCCGAGAGGAAAAACCAACAGCGAATTATTAATTCTCACTGAATTTCCAACTTCGGTTCCTTCTGCTTTGTTAGAAAACAGACCCGATGTAAAACGTCAGGAATATTTATATAAAGCGGCTTTTGAAAGAATTGGTGTTGCGCAGGCGATGCGATATCCATCATTTAATATTTCTGCAATCGCAGGTTTTACCAACATTATGATTAATGATTTATTTAATGATGGTTCTTATATCCAAAATGTCGGCGGCGGAATTACCGGACCAATTTTCAACTTCGGAAAAAACAAACGTCGTGTGGATTACAACAGGAAATTAGCTGAAGAAATGAAATTCAACTTTCAGAAAACGTATTTAACCGCCATAGCAGAAGTAGAAAACTCGCTTCAAAACACCGCTATGTTCAAAGAAGAATGGACTGCCCGAAACAGACAAGTCGTGGCAGCACAAAAAAACTATGATTTATCTAATGCCAGATATTATAACGGTTATGTTTCGTATCTGGAAGTTCTGGACGCACAAAGATCATTATTTGAAGCGCAATTAAGCCTTTCGCAGTTAACTCAGAAACAATTGAGCTCTATGGTTCAGTTGTATAAAGCACTTGGCGGAGGGTGGAATTAG
- a CDS encoding DUF6492 family protein: MYKIILFVKTYQPDFERVYNLLDSIDKFNKDNIPVVVSVNDDHFNLLKPDCFEKYKIYKDSEITSTSITEGWRYQQIIKCNVYKLNICKNYVAIDSDSVFIRDFYSSDFMFDENIPYTIMQESKDLLEMTERLQMDSQTIFFKRALRDTRPFFENKGKEWDYGPSPYIWNCNVWQHFNEVFLKDQNLSFDAFFNAIEKKSFSPSDCVIYGEYLLKTKLIPLYPIGSLFKVYHYKEQFEIEESQLSIKQLSKIYLGIIYQSNWQKKKKKWFQFFLK, encoded by the coding sequence ATGTATAAAATAATTCTTTTTGTCAAGACTTATCAACCTGACTTTGAAAGAGTTTACAATCTTTTGGATTCGATTGATAAGTTTAATAAAGACAATATTCCCGTTGTCGTTTCGGTAAATGATGATCATTTCAACCTTTTAAAACCCGATTGTTTTGAGAAGTATAAAATATATAAAGATTCTGAAATTACTTCGACATCTATTACTGAAGGATGGCGTTATCAGCAGATTATAAAATGCAATGTTTACAAACTTAATATCTGCAAAAACTATGTCGCCATAGATTCTGATTCTGTTTTTATAAGGGATTTTTACTCCTCCGATTTTATGTTTGACGAAAACATTCCCTACACTATAATGCAGGAATCGAAGGACTTGTTAGAAATGACCGAAAGACTTCAAATGGATTCTCAAACTATTTTCTTCAAAAGAGCCTTGAGAGATACTCGCCCTTTTTTTGAAAATAAAGGTAAGGAATGGGATTATGGACCATCTCCATACATCTGGAATTGCAACGTTTGGCAACATTTTAATGAGGTTTTTCTAAAAGACCAGAACCTTTCTTTTGATGCTTTTTTCAATGCAATAGAGAAAAAAAGTTTTTCCCCTTCCGACTGTGTAATTTATGGCGAATATCTGCTCAAAACCAAACTAATTCCTTTATATCCTATTGGCAGTCTCTTCAAGGTATATCATTATAAAGAACAATTTGAAATAGAAGAAAGTCAGCTTTCCATTAAACAACTAAGCAAAATATATCTCGGCATTATCTACCAGAGTAATTGGCAGAAAAAGAAAAAAAAGTGGTTCCAATTCTTTCTAAAATAG
- a CDS encoding TonB-dependent receptor has translation MKYLFLTILIISTKSIYCQNISGKITTNSPVIQEIDIRLLNTNFKTQTDSLGFYKLQNIPKGTYKIHVTAEGFEPQNQKISLLENQDLNLDFELKEDQNELNEVVVSGTLKPVKRLESAVPVEVYSPVFFKKNPTPSIYDALQNINGVRPQLNCGVCNTGDIHINGLEGPYTLVMIDGMPIVSSLSTVYGLSGIPNSLVERIEIVKGPASSLYGSEAVGGLINIITKNPTNAPVFSADYFTTTYLENNLDLGMKFNVGKKAITLLGINYFNYDQIIDKDKDNFTDVTLSDRVSVFNKWSFQRNHNRLFTIAARGMYEDRWGGDIRWEKKYRGGDEIYGESIYTKRAELIGSYQLPFEEKLMLSFSGNVHYQDSRYGTTSYIANQKIGFLQLTWDKKIGRNDLLAGIASRYTYYDDNTPATNEAESTWLPGIFVQDEITFSPKSQILLGARYDYNSIHGSIFTPRFAYRFKANENTIFRLNAGTGFRVVNLFTEDHAALTGSRDVVIENDLKPEKSVNVNLNYIQKINFGNGTFMGIETTAFYTRFSNKIVTDYETDPNKIIYDNIDGYAISQGISTNVDLNFTNGLKFILGATVLDNKNVEDGISERPFLTERFTGTWSISYKIEPWNLLLDYTGNVYSPMKLPLLNEYDPRNPNSPWYSIQNIQFTFTGWKNFELYGGVKNLLNFTPKQNNPFLISRTNDPFDKNVQYDTNGKVLVTPDNPYGLTFDTTYVYGQNQTIRGFIGLRYTLR, from the coding sequence ATGAAATATTTATTTTTGACAATATTAATAATTTCAACAAAAAGTATTTACTGCCAAAATATATCAGGAAAAATAACTACAAATAGTCCTGTTATACAGGAAATTGATATTCGTTTATTAAATACAAACTTTAAAACTCAGACGGATTCTTTAGGATTTTATAAACTTCAAAATATTCCAAAGGGAACTTATAAAATACATGTGACCGCGGAGGGATTCGAACCTCAAAACCAAAAAATATCTCTTCTAGAAAATCAGGATCTAAACTTGGATTTTGAATTAAAAGAAGATCAAAACGAACTGAACGAAGTAGTGGTTTCAGGAACTTTAAAACCTGTAAAACGTTTAGAAAGTGCGGTTCCGGTTGAGGTATATTCGCCCGTTTTCTTCAAGAAAAATCCAACTCCAAGTATTTATGATGCATTGCAGAATATAAACGGAGTTCGCCCACAGTTGAATTGTGGGGTTTGTAACACGGGAGATATTCATATCAATGGTTTAGAAGGACCTTATACTTTGGTGATGATTGACGGAATGCCAATTGTAAGTAGTCTTTCGACAGTTTATGGTTTATCTGGAATTCCAAATTCTTTAGTAGAACGAATAGAAATTGTAAAAGGGCCGGCTTCGTCTCTTTACGGAAGTGAAGCAGTTGGAGGTTTGATTAACATTATTACCAAGAATCCTACAAATGCGCCAGTATTTTCGGCAGATTATTTTACGACTACTTATCTGGAAAATAATCTTGATTTGGGAATGAAATTTAATGTGGGTAAAAAAGCCATTACACTTTTAGGAATTAATTACTTCAACTACGACCAGATAATTGATAAAGACAAAGACAATTTTACCGATGTAACACTTTCTGACCGTGTTTCGGTATTTAATAAATGGAGTTTTCAGCGTAATCATAATCGCCTTTTTACGATTGCAGCGCGTGGAATGTACGAAGACCGTTGGGGAGGAGACATTCGCTGGGAGAAAAAATATCGTGGCGGAGATGAAATCTATGGTGAAAGCATTTATACGAAAAGAGCGGAATTAATTGGAAGTTATCAATTGCCATTCGAAGAAAAATTAATGCTTTCGTTTTCTGGAAATGTGCATTATCAGGACAGCCGTTATGGAACGACTTCATACATCGCCAATCAAAAAATCGGTTTTCTTCAATTGACTTGGGATAAAAAAATTGGACGAAATGATTTATTAGCAGGAATTGCAAGCCGATATACGTATTATGATGACAACACACCTGCAACAAATGAAGCTGAAAGTACTTGGTTGCCAGGAATTTTTGTTCAGGACGAAATAACTTTTTCTCCCAAAAGTCAGATTTTGTTGGGAGCTAGATACGATTATAACTCCATTCACGGTTCGATATTTACGCCAAGATTTGCCTATCGTTTCAAGGCCAATGAAAACACCATTTTCAGGCTGAATGCAGGAACTGGTTTTAGAGTGGTTAATCTTTTTACCGAAGATCACGCCGCTTTGACTGGTTCTAGAGATGTAGTTATTGAAAATGATCTGAAACCAGAGAAATCTGTAAATGTGAATCTGAATTATATTCAGAAAATCAACTTTGGCAATGGAACTTTTATGGGAATAGAAACTACTGCTTTTTACACCAGATTTAGCAACAAGATCGTAACAGATTACGAAACAGATCCAAACAAAATCATTTATGATAATATCGACGGTTACGCTATAAGCCAAGGAATCAGCACTAATGTGGATTTAAATTTTACAAATGGTCTAAAGTTTATTCTTGGAGCAACGGTTTTGGATAATAAAAATGTGGAAGACGGAATTTCGGAAAGACCTTTTCTAACGGAAAGATTCACCGGAACCTGGAGCATTTCATATAAAATTGAACCTTGGAATTTATTGTTGGATTATACAGGAAATGTTTACAGTCCGATGAAACTGCCGTTGCTGAACGAATATGATCCCAGAAATCCAAATTCGCCCTGGTACAGCATTCAGAATATTCAGTTTACGTTTACGGGCTGGAAGAACTTTGAATTGTACGGCGGAGTTAAAAACCTGCTGAACTTTACCCCAAAACAAAATAATCCGTTTTTGATTTCAAGAACCAATGATCCTTTCGATAAAAATGTACAATATGATACAAACGGAAAAGTATTAGTTACGCCCGATAATCCGTACGGTTTGACTTTTGATACAACTTATGTTTACGGACAGAATCAAACCATTCGCGGGTTTATTGGATTGCGATATACTTTGAGGTAA
- a CDS encoding ArsR/SmtB family transcription factor, with protein sequence MGISKQLEFDDETEIIGKICKALGHPIRIQIMTLLWKKDSRTCGEIVDLIPLAQSTISKHLLELKKANLVNIQNEGKKSIYSVERNNIQILKKYFSSYLSTIEMAEQKKSTVLRTHNVVGKNHHLKQYNYQFSHKK encoded by the coding sequence ATGGGTATTTCAAAGCAATTAGAATTTGATGATGAGACAGAAATAATAGGCAAAATCTGTAAAGCACTTGGGCATCCTATACGAATTCAGATTATGACGCTTTTATGGAAAAAAGACAGCAGAACCTGTGGAGAAATTGTTGATTTGATTCCGTTAGCGCAGTCCACTATATCCAAACATTTACTGGAGTTGAAAAAAGCGAATTTGGTAAACATTCAAAATGAAGGTAAAAAGAGCATTTATTCTGTTGAAAGAAATAATATTCAGATACTTAAAAAATATTTCAGCAGTTATCTTTCCACCATTGAAATGGCTGAGCAAAAAAAATCAACAGTTCTTAGAACTCATAATGTCGTTGGGAAAAATCATCATTTAAAACAATACAATTATCAGTTTTCTCATAAAAAATAA
- a CDS encoding glycosyltransferase family 4 protein: MKETDNVYLVFLNGKSNAGGAERMVYYLDEYFKSRNIQTQIIDEDLLKNTFVGKLYWKLFERSHFEKRKAKYIARFATVYLWLNQQSDKIVISNGEPTAYYRTDYVISHGCYHKMELDYGRKSPKLSRVARLQKTACRNAKKIIAVGSNVKQDLITYYNIKKDKISIVPNCIDRNHFYPLHKSKSAFKTVVYIGRLEHGKGIKELQELAKLVEAKQDWKLLIASNNVFNTDLFQNLNNTTVSVGLTIDNINELAYSEADIVFYPSYSESFGMVTIEALACGRPIAGNPVGVLPQLVEDKHPGAYLLPKIIDENIFRFFNECIEDSKKFSPEEIHECTMKKFSIESYFEQMDKQFFKTS, from the coding sequence ATGAAAGAAACAGATAACGTTTATTTGGTATTCCTTAACGGTAAATCTAATGCAGGAGGTGCAGAACGGATGGTTTATTATCTCGATGAATATTTCAAAAGCAGAAACATTCAGACTCAGATTATTGATGAAGATTTACTGAAAAACACTTTTGTTGGAAAATTGTACTGGAAATTGTTTGAACGAAGCCATTTTGAGAAACGAAAGGCAAAATATATTGCAAGATTTGCGACAGTTTACCTTTGGCTGAATCAGCAATCTGATAAAATAGTAATCAGCAATGGAGAACCCACAGCTTATTATCGTACAGATTATGTAATTTCTCATGGTTGTTATCATAAAATGGAACTGGATTATGGAAGAAAAAGCCCAAAACTCAGCAGAGTTGCCAGACTGCAAAAGACAGCGTGCAGAAACGCTAAGAAAATCATAGCTGTTGGATCAAACGTAAAACAAGATCTTATAACGTATTATAACATCAAGAAAGATAAAATCAGCATTGTGCCGAATTGTATTGACCGAAACCACTTTTATCCGCTTCACAAATCAAAATCTGCTTTTAAAACCGTTGTTTATATAGGAAGATTAGAACATGGAAAAGGAATTAAAGAGCTACAAGAATTAGCAAAACTTGTTGAAGCGAAACAGGATTGGAAACTGCTTATTGCTTCTAACAATGTCTTTAATACTGATCTTTTTCAAAATTTAAACAACACTACTGTCTCTGTTGGTCTTACAATTGACAATATAAACGAATTGGCTTATTCTGAGGCAGATATTGTTTTCTATCCTTCTTATTCGGAAAGTTTTGGAATGGTAACGATAGAAGCTCTTGCCTGCGGAAGGCCTATCGCAGGAAATCCTGTTGGGGTTTTACCTCAGTTAGTCGAAGACAAACACCCCGGAGCTTATTTGCTTCCAAAAATAATAGACGAGAATATTTTCCGTTTTTTTAATGAGTGCATTGAAGATTCGAAGAAATTCAGTCCTGAAGAAATTCATGAATGCACGATGAAGAAGTTTAGTATTGAATCTTATTTTGAACAAATGGACAAACAATTCTTCAAAACCAGTTAA
- a CDS encoding thioredoxin family protein, with protein MKKLILFIFFFGISATGFGQLKSYSFEEIDSLQQIQKRKIIVFIHTDWCQFCQRMKTTTFRNKEIIEKLNSDFYFVDFNAEEKREITFNNQVFKYKPSGNNVGVHELALQLGTINNQIVYPVLCVLNEKNEIILQYNNYLNPKSFIILMNQLKE; from the coding sequence ATGAAAAAGCTAATTCTATTTATTTTCTTCTTCGGGATTTCAGCAACAGGTTTTGGTCAGCTGAAAAGCTATTCTTTTGAAGAAATAGATAGCTTACAGCAAATTCAAAAGCGAAAAATCATTGTTTTTATTCATACTGACTGGTGTCAGTTCTGTCAAAGAATGAAAACCACAACTTTCAGAAACAAAGAAATCATTGAAAAGCTCAACTCAGATTTCTATTTCGTTGATTTTAATGCTGAGGAAAAAAGAGAAATTACTTTTAATAATCAGGTTTTTAAATACAAACCTTCGGGAAATAATGTTGGGGTTCATGAACTGGCTTTACAACTCGGAACAATCAATAATCAAATAGTCTATCCGGTTTTATGTGTTTTGAACGAGAAAAATGAAATTATACTACAGTATAATAACTATTTAAATCCCAAAAGCTTTATAATTCTTATGAATCAGTTAAAAGAATAG
- a CDS encoding glycosyltransferase → MKILYFYPENPLNKTQGNNVRALALLEYFRTRNIAVDFVSIESNDFTENELNKIKSEKLAHNTYLLPKFIRKKNQIKYFFYYSLPNNLKLKIGLFDRTRLKHIESFNSILKANEYDVIIISYIYWSKLVRKSPNLKNAKLMIDTHDFLTSQVQKKKHFQLGRFFQKEVEILNTFDKILAISPEEKYLFSQFINKEIALATHALPSKNDTRTEPEYDLIYVASDNEHNIKAVNWFFNKVYPLLSKSIKIVVIGKICRHIGEFDNVEKISFVEDLDTFYRQSKVAICPMLSGTGVKIKVIEALSFGIPTVCNERGVDGLLNKTNNGCLVSNDPNEFAHYIDKLLTNAFFYTAISSEATSFFNNYLSLEANYKLFDKVFELKSVNSLKNSL, encoded by the coding sequence ATGAAAATTTTGTATTTCTATCCCGAAAACCCTTTAAATAAAACCCAGGGAAATAATGTAAGAGCCCTGGCGCTATTAGAATATTTTAGAACAAGAAATATAGCCGTTGACTTTGTAAGCATCGAATCTAACGACTTTACAGAAAATGAACTTAACAAGATTAAAAGCGAAAAATTAGCCCACAATACTTATTTGCTTCCTAAATTTATTCGAAAGAAAAATCAAATCAAGTATTTCTTTTATTATTCACTTCCCAATAATCTCAAACTAAAAATTGGTTTGTTCGACAGAACGCGTTTAAAGCATATCGAAAGCTTCAATTCTATACTAAAAGCCAACGAATATGATGTCATCATAATCTCTTATATCTATTGGTCAAAACTGGTAAGGAAAAGTCCAAACCTTAAAAATGCCAAACTCATGATTGATACTCATGATTTTTTAACTTCTCAGGTTCAAAAAAAGAAGCACTTTCAATTGGGTCGGTTTTTTCAAAAAGAAGTTGAAATTTTAAACACTTTTGATAAGATTTTAGCGATTTCACCCGAAGAAAAATACCTTTTCTCTCAATTCATAAACAAAGAAATTGCATTGGCAACTCACGCTTTGCCTTCAAAAAACGATACCAGAACAGAACCTGAATATGATTTAATTTACGTTGCCAGTGACAATGAACATAATATAAAAGCAGTCAATTGGTTTTTTAACAAGGTTTACCCCTTACTTTCAAAATCCATAAAAATTGTTGTAATTGGAAAAATTTGCCGACATATTGGCGAGTTCGACAATGTAGAAAAAATAAGTTTTGTTGAAGATTTGGATACTTTCTATCGTCAAAGCAAAGTAGCCATATGTCCAATGTTAAGCGGAACAGGCGTTAAAATCAAAGTGATTGAAGCCTTGTCATTTGGAATTCCGACAGTATGCAATGAAAGAGGCGTTGATGGTTTATTGAATAAAACAAATAATGGTTGTCTGGTTTCCAATGATCCAAACGAGTTTGCACATTACATCGATAAACTATTAACCAACGCGTTTTTTTATACCGCCATCAGTTCAGAAGCTACTTCTTTCTTTAACAATTATCTTAGTCTTGAAGCCAATTACAAGTTATTTGATAAAGTTTTCGAGTTAAAAAGTGTCAATTCTTTGAAAAATAGTCTCTAA
- a CDS encoding lycopene cyclase family protein, with the protein MNSSQIKHFDYIFTGSGLASLMIVYKMILSGKFTDKSILLLDQDAKQKNDRTWCFWEKEDSVWNSVIAKKWDLALFANEKIKLDLELKPYTYNKINGLYFYKFVFEEFSKHTNVTFLNEKVTDINELETHVFVGTEENRYTCNYLFNSIYTKAFAERQTKYPVLQQHFLGWFVKTEKEIFNSEEVTFMDFSVEQKGNTRFMYVLPISGNEALVEYTLFSEKLLPKEEYESEIKSYLQKFGVNQFEIIEKEQGSIPMTCFPFWEKNTKRVLNIGTAGGWTKASTGYTFKNSDKKSTQLVEFLQNENLNLKNFHKKSRFWFYDLLLLDILYRHNELGSTIFSSLFKKGNLILIFKFLDEQTNLIEDFKVILKCPKLPFITALFRVFFYRQK; encoded by the coding sequence ATGAACTCTTCGCAAATAAAACATTTCGACTACATTTTTACCGGATCCGGACTGGCATCTTTAATGATAGTTTATAAAATGATTTTGTCCGGAAAATTTACCGACAAGTCTATTTTGCTGTTAGATCAGGATGCAAAGCAAAAAAATGACAGAACCTGGTGTTTTTGGGAAAAAGAAGATTCGGTATGGAATTCGGTTATTGCTAAAAAATGGGATTTGGCATTGTTTGCTAATGAAAAAATTAAGCTAGATCTTGAATTAAAACCATATACATATAATAAAATCAACGGATTATATTTTTATAAATTCGTTTTCGAAGAATTTTCCAAACACACAAATGTTACATTTTTAAATGAAAAAGTAACCGATATCAACGAACTTGAAACACATGTTTTTGTTGGTACAGAAGAAAACCGATATACCTGTAATTATTTATTCAATAGCATTTATACTAAGGCTTTCGCCGAAAGGCAAACCAAATATCCTGTTTTGCAGCAGCATTTTTTAGGCTGGTTTGTGAAAACCGAAAAGGAAATTTTTAATTCTGAAGAAGTTACTTTCATGGATTTTTCGGTGGAGCAAAAGGGAAATACAAGATTTATGTATGTTTTGCCAATTTCCGGAAACGAAGCCTTGGTTGAATATACTTTGTTTTCGGAAAAACTGCTTCCAAAAGAGGAATACGAAAGTGAAATCAAAAGCTATCTACAAAAGTTTGGTGTAAATCAATTTGAAATTATCGAAAAAGAGCAGGGAAGTATCCCAATGACCTGTTTTCCTTTTTGGGAAAAGAATACGAAACGTGTTCTAAACATTGGTACTGCGGGCGGTTGGACAAAAGCAAGTACCGGTTATACTTTTAAAAATTCAGATAAAAAGTCAACACAGTTAGTTGAATTTCTTCAAAACGAAAATCTCAACTTGAAGAATTTTCATAAAAAAAGCCGTTTTTGGTTTTATGATTTATTGTTGTTGGATATTTTATATCGACATAATGAATTGGGAAGTACTATTTTTTCTTCTTTATTTAAAAAAGGAAATCTTATTTTGATTTTTAAATTTTTAGATGAACAAACTAATTTGATTGAAGATTTTAAAGTGATTTTAAAATGTCCGAAACTTCCTTTTATTACTGCTTTATTTCGAGTATTCTTTTATCGTCAAAAATAG
- a CDS encoding BrxA/BrxB family bacilliredoxin — MYPLDMVKPMEAELTAAGFQDLHSAEAVENAIKAEGTTLVVVNSVCGCAARNARPGAKMSLEGAKKPDHLVTVFAGVDKEAVDAARQHMFPFPPSSPSMALFKNGELVHMLERHHIEGRPAELIAENLQDAFNEFC, encoded by the coding sequence ATGTATCCACTAGACATGGTAAAACCAATGGAAGCTGAATTAACAGCTGCTGGTTTTCAAGATTTACATAGTGCTGAAGCTGTTGAGAATGCTATCAAAGCTGAAGGTACCACTTTAGTTGTTGTAAACTCTGTTTGCGGGTGTGCTGCAAGAAATGCACGTCCAGGAGCAAAAATGAGTTTGGAAGGAGCTAAAAAACCAGATCACCTTGTAACAGTTTTTGCTGGTGTTGACAAAGAAGCAGTTGATGCTGCAAGACAACACATGTTCCCTTTTCCTCCATCATCGCCATCTATGGCTTTGTTCAAAAACGGAGAATTGGTTCACATGTTAGAGCGTCACCACATCGAAGGCCGTCCAGCTGAATTAATCGCTGAGAATTTGCAAGATGCGTTTAACGAGTTTTGTTAA
- a CDS encoding glycosyltransferase — MGIFKSIKLYYQKKEVIKNQSDQSIPNYNTYNSSNKTIVFFNLSMPSPDQDSGSNRLKEIILFYKSKGYNCIICSKNTFRTNKDVIDFSNLGIIVYVETNQYRNYFDFLKSIPKVDFVWYYGARAFDYNLKKIARILPRSKSVFDMTDIHFLRYKRAIELDPKRISLRKNYKKFLFIETKLAQNADFVITVSDFEKEIMAKYIADNKLITLSNIHYQKSSIEEVLPFEEREDIIFIGSQHEPNIDAIYYLYNDIMPIVWEKDNTIKVNIIGNVKDRIADITDSRFIFHGYVPDIEPFFKSNKLMVAPLRYGAGVKGKIGQAFEYHLPVVTSPVGAEGMKLVHKRNALIYNTGEEFATGIIELYTDKKLWLELQQNSEESLQPFSVQVLETIFQRIDTF; from the coding sequence ATGGGGATATTTAAAAGTATTAAACTTTACTATCAAAAAAAGGAAGTAATTAAGAATCAGTCGGATCAGTCTATACCAAACTATAATACTTATAATTCGTCAAATAAAACGATTGTTTTTTTTAATCTTAGTATGCCTTCTCCGGATCAGGATTCGGGTTCTAACAGGCTTAAAGAAATTATTTTGTTCTATAAGAGCAAAGGTTATAACTGCATTATATGTTCCAAAAATACTTTTCGAACCAATAAAGATGTAATCGATTTTAGCAATTTAGGCATTATTGTTTATGTCGAAACCAATCAGTATCGCAATTACTTTGATTTTTTAAAATCAATTCCTAAAGTAGATTTTGTCTGGTATTACGGAGCAAGGGCTTTTGATTATAATTTAAAAAAAATAGCAAGAATTCTTCCCCGGTCAAAATCGGTTTTTGATATGACAGATATTCATTTTCTTCGTTACAAAAGAGCGATTGAGCTTGATCCTAAAAGAATTTCACTTAGAAAAAACTATAAAAAGTTTCTTTTTATCGAAACGAAATTAGCACAAAATGCAGATTTTGTAATAACAGTTTCTGATTTTGAAAAAGAAATTATGGCTAAATACATTGCTGATAATAAATTAATTACATTATCTAATATTCATTATCAAAAAAGCAGTATTGAAGAAGTTCTTCCATTTGAAGAACGAGAAGATATCATTTTTATAGGTTCTCAGCACGAACCAAACATTGATGCAATTTATTATTTATATAATGATATTATGCCTATCGTCTGGGAAAAAGATAATACCATTAAAGTAAATATTATTGGTAATGTGAAAGACAGAATTGCAGACATTACAGATTCAAGATTTATTTTTCATGGTTATGTTCCCGATATAGAACCATTTTTTAAAAGTAACAAACTTATGGTCGCGCCTTTGCGTTATGGAGCCGGAGTAAAAGGAAAAATTGGACAGGCTTTTGAATATCATTTGCCGGTTGTCACTTCACCGGTAGGTGCGGAGGGGATGAAATTAGTTCATAAGCGAAATGCCCTTATTTATAATACCGGAGAAGAGTTTGCGACAGGGATAATTGAATTGTACACGGACAAAAAGCTTTGGCTGGAATTACAGCAAAATTCTGAAGAAAGTTTGCAGCCTTTTTCTGTTCAGGTTTTAGAGACTATTTTTCAAAGAATTGACACTTTTTAA